A window of Deltaproteobacteria bacterium contains these coding sequences:
- a CDS encoding lytic transglycosylase domain-containing protein codes for MLKAKYWQVGEYSYSMITNHYHLIRVVILLIGLILGLKVPALSAKPGVPKCIRVCKKGVIYYYFSTRGVDSAPDYSKPAARIYTWRPPCRSRRLSHQEVERLIKEASRQNKLPPSLIKAVIRVESNFNPAATSPKGAMGMMQLMPATAADLQVSDPYDSRENILAGSRYLRRLLHQFNFHLPLALAAYNAGPQRVRRSQQVPPIKETQAFVRDVCVNFLKYDQDNQEQP; via the coding sequence TTGCTTAAGGCCAAATATTGGCAGGTCGGAGAATATTCTTACTCGATGATTACCAACCATTATCATCTAATCAGGGTGGTGATTTTGTTGATAGGTTTGATCCTGGGACTGAAGGTCCCAGCCCTAAGTGCCAAACCAGGGGTTCCCAAATGTATCCGGGTCTGCAAAAAAGGGGTGATCTACTATTACTTTTCCACCCGGGGGGTTGATTCTGCTCCTGATTACTCTAAACCGGCGGCCCGGATTTATACCTGGCGGCCTCCCTGCCGGTCTAGGCGCTTATCCCACCAGGAAGTGGAACGCTTGATCAAAGAAGCCAGTCGCCAGAATAAATTACCGCCATCTTTGATCAAAGCGGTGATTCGGGTTGAATCGAACTTTAATCCCGCTGCCACTTCTCCCAAAGGGGCGATGGGAATGATGCAACTGATGCCCGCAACGGCTGCCGATTTACAGGTCTCAGACCCCTATGACAGTCGGGAAAACATTTTGGCCGGCAGCCGCTATTTGCGGAGGTTATTGCATCAATTTAATTTCCATCTTCCCCTGGCGCTGGCGGCCTACAATGCCGGTCCGCAGCGGGTCAGGAGATCCCAACAGGTCCCCCCCATAAAGGAGACTCAGGCCTTTGTGCGGGATGTTTGTGTCAATTTTTTGAAATACGATCAAGATAACCAGGAGCAACCTTAA
- a CDS encoding LysR family transcriptional regulator: MGGLEIHFKVWLEKEGKVVFGRGRLELLKGIRDYGSLAETARHLGMSYRAAWGRLKSSENRLGVQLVEKVPGKGRGQRLILTPLSQGLLQAFEGLEQELQSFLAGRKYRFDEQLRSLSSALC; the protein is encoded by the coding sequence ATGGGCGGGCTGGAAATCCATTTTAAAGTCTGGCTGGAGAAAGAGGGCAAAGTTGTCTTTGGCCGGGGACGGCTCGAATTATTAAAAGGCATTCGCGATTATGGTTCCTTGGCGGAAACCGCCAGACATCTGGGCATGTCCTACCGGGCGGCTTGGGGCCGGTTAAAATCATCTGAGAATCGCCTGGGTGTGCAACTGGTTGAAAAGGTGCCCGGCAAAGGTCGGGGACAGCGATTGATTCTAACCCCGTTAAGCCAGGGATTGCTGCAGGCTTTTGAAGGGTTGGAACAGGAGCTGCAGAGTTTTTTGGCCGGCCGCAAATACAGGTTTGACGAGCAACTGCGGTCCCTAAGCAGTGCTTTATGTTGA
- a CDS encoding Lrp/AsnC family transcriptional regulator, with protein MLTELEKRIIHALQIDMEVDAQPFLPLAQRLGLNETEFLQAIRDLMARGYIRRFGATIRHRISGFDANAMVAWAVPPQDINRVGKIMASFREVTHCYERQVTGNWPYNLFTMIHARTQPECQEIAQRMADLSGVKDYELLFSDAELKKTTMRYFREYADEPLNFPLNDLKPLTKN; from the coding sequence ATGTTGACCGAATTAGAAAAACGTATAATTCACGCCCTGCAGATCGATATGGAGGTCGATGCCCAACCCTTCTTGCCTCTGGCACAACGCCTGGGATTGAACGAGACTGAGTTTCTGCAAGCAATTCGGGATCTAATGGCCCGCGGTTATATCCGCCGCTTCGGGGCCACCATCCGGCACCGGATTTCTGGCTTTGATGCCAATGCCATGGTGGCCTGGGCGGTGCCCCCCCAGGATATCAACCGGGTCGGAAAGATTATGGCCTCCTTTCGGGAGGTCACCCATTGCTACGAACGCCAGGTCACGGGCAATTGGCCCTATAATCTGTTCACCATGATCCACGCCCGCACCCAGCCGGAATGCCAAGAAATCGCCCAGCGGATGGCGGATCTGAGCGGGGTCAAGGATTACGAATTGCTGTTCAGCGACGCGGAATTAAAAAAGACCACCATGCGGTATTTTCGGGAGTATGCCGACGAACCCCTGAACTTTCCCCTGAATGACTTAAAACCATTAACCAAGAATTGA
- the hemL gene encoding glutamate-1-semialdehyde 2,1-aminomutase, with amino-acid sequence MPTQRSAQLFRQAQQLIPGGVNSPVRAWQAVDLCPPFIARAQGATIYDVEGQAYLDFVGSWGPMIVGHAHPQVVAAVQQAAANGTSFGAPTPGEVELAQRLTEAVPGLEMVRLVNSGTEAAMSALRLARGYTGRPKIIKFDGGYHGHADTLLVQAGSGILTQGIPGSPGIPAAIAELTISVPYNDLEAVRQAILRNKGQIAALIVEPVAGNMGIVAPQPDFLPGLRHLCTEHDIILIFDEVITGFRVAWEGAQGRYGVIPDLTCLGKIIGGGLPVGAYGGRREIMTRMAPSGPIYQAGTLSGNPLAVAAGLATLEILRQPGVYDVLEHKGRYLETEIKHRAAAAGVPITLNRVGSMLTVFFTDRPVTNLAEAQSSDLAQFRRFFQELLVQGIYLPPSQFEAWFISLAHGQEQLEATVAAVHKVWSAW; translated from the coding sequence ATGCCCACTCAACGCTCCGCACAGCTGTTCCGACAGGCCCAGCAACTGATTCCGGGGGGAGTCAACAGTCCGGTACGGGCCTGGCAGGCCGTTGACCTCTGTCCTCCCTTTATTGCCCGGGCCCAGGGGGCTACCATTTACGATGTGGAGGGTCAGGCCTATCTGGATTTTGTCGGCTCCTGGGGACCGATGATTGTGGGCCATGCCCATCCCCAGGTAGTGGCAGCGGTACAACAGGCTGCGGCTAATGGCACCAGTTTTGGGGCCCCGACTCCGGGGGAGGTGGAGTTGGCTCAGCGGTTAACTGAGGCCGTCCCGGGTCTGGAGATGGTACGTCTGGTCAACTCCGGGACCGAGGCGGCGATGAGCGCCCTGCGGCTGGCCCGGGGATACACCGGACGTCCCAAGATCATCAAGTTTGACGGCGGCTATCACGGCCATGCCGATACCTTACTGGTCCAGGCGGGCAGTGGTATCTTAACCCAGGGCATTCCTGGCAGCCCCGGAATTCCGGCAGCCATCGCCGAATTGACTATTTCCGTGCCCTATAATGACCTGGAGGCAGTCCGTCAGGCTATTTTGCGGAATAAGGGACAGATCGCCGCGCTTATCGTGGAGCCGGTGGCGGGCAACATGGGGATAGTGGCCCCCCAGCCCGATTTTTTGCCGGGACTGCGCCACCTCTGTACCGAGCATGATATCATTCTGATTTTTGATGAAGTGATCACTGGTTTCCGGGTGGCCTGGGAAGGGGCCCAGGGTCGCTATGGGGTGATCCCAGATCTAACCTGCCTGGGCAAGATCATCGGCGGCGGGCTGCCGGTGGGGGCCTATGGCGGCCGGCGGGAGATCATGACCCGGATGGCCCCCAGTGGGCCGATTTACCAGGCTGGGACCCTGTCGGGCAACCCTCTAGCCGTGGCCGCCGGGCTGGCAACCTTGGAGATTCTCCGGCAACCAGGAGTTTACGACGTCTTGGAGCACAAAGGCCGTTATCTGGAGACCGAAATCAAGCACCGGGCGGCTGCCGCTGGAGTGCCGATAACCCTGAACCGGGTCGGCTCCATGTTGACCGTGTTTTTCACCGACCGGCCAGTGACCAACCTGGCCGAGGCCCAGTCCAGTGATCTGGCCCAATTCCGACGTTTTTTCCAAGAGCTCCTGGTTCAGGGTATCTACTTGCCGCCTTCCCAGTTTGAAGCCTGGTTTATCTCTTTGGCCCATGGGCAAGAGCAACTGGAAGCCACGGTGGCTGCGGTCCACAAGGTTTGGTCAGCATGGTAG
- a CDS encoding MFS transporter: MTAPAGKVPGKAWRVVFAGTAINLCLGVLYAWSIWVASLKVPGGNLELVGTPIPNAPGWEYLSASQCSWPFSLCVIIFALLMIPGGRIQDKLGPKVGAITGGLCLALGCIIAGVSKSYGGLIFGFGILGGIGMGIGYAAPTPAALKWFGPHQRGLVAGLVVSGYGGAALYIAPLADFLIRGISLTGSFVILGIWFGAVTIIAGSLLAWPEPGYVPPAPPTPVASAKPALTIIDWSPSEALKTWQIYALILLFMGTTQSGLLIITFAKPILGKAAKGFDFFVRNAWILPSFGGLVNAAGRIGTGKYSDIIGRDNAYTLNCLVSAVCMFLLPFIIDWGNLFFLFLAVGIAYWQYGGGLSLLPSYTADFFGPKNLGMNYGIVFLGWGLGFWGSKMGGWSLDWTGSLKPALWISALILVLAVVLCRFTKRPIAAHE; this comes from the coding sequence ATGACAGCTCCAGCAGGAAAAGTTCCAGGAAAAGCATGGCGCGTGGTGTTCGCTGGGACGGCCATTAACTTGTGTTTGGGTGTGTTATACGCCTGGAGTATTTGGGTGGCGAGCTTGAAGGTCCCGGGAGGCAATCTCGAATTGGTGGGAACTCCTATTCCTAATGCCCCGGGATGGGAATATCTTTCGGCCTCCCAGTGCTCTTGGCCGTTTTCTTTGTGCGTCATTATCTTCGCCTTATTAATGATTCCAGGGGGCCGGATTCAGGATAAATTAGGCCCCAAGGTAGGGGCTATCACCGGGGGACTATGCCTGGCCCTCGGTTGCATCATCGCCGGAGTATCCAAGAGCTATGGTGGCTTGATCTTCGGCTTTGGGATTCTGGGCGGCATTGGTATGGGCATCGGTTACGCTGCTCCGACCCCGGCGGCCCTGAAATGGTTCGGTCCCCATCAACGGGGGTTGGTGGCTGGTCTGGTGGTCAGCGGTTACGGTGGGGCGGCCTTATATATCGCCCCGTTGGCTGACTTCCTTATCCGCGGCATCAGCCTGACCGGAAGCTTCGTTATTTTGGGGATCTGGTTCGGAGCGGTGACCATTATCGCTGGGTCTTTGTTGGCCTGGCCCGAGCCGGGCTATGTGCCTCCAGCTCCACCGACTCCCGTGGCCTCGGCCAAACCGGCCCTCACTATTATTGACTGGTCACCGTCTGAAGCATTGAAAACCTGGCAGATCTACGCCTTAATTCTCCTGTTCATGGGCACCACTCAATCAGGGTTGCTGATTATTACTTTCGCCAAGCCCATTCTGGGGAAGGCCGCCAAAGGCTTTGATTTCTTTGTGCGCAACGCCTGGATCTTACCATCTTTCGGGGGCCTGGTGAATGCTGCCGGGCGTATCGGCACTGGCAAGTATTCCGACATCATCGGTCGGGACAATGCCTATACCCTGAACTGCCTGGTTTCTGCTGTATGCATGTTCCTCTTGCCCTTCATCATTGATTGGGGGAACTTGTTCTTCCTGTTCTTGGCCGTGGGGATTGCCTACTGGCAGTACGGGGGTGGTTTGTCCCTGTTGCCCTCGTACACGGCCGATTTCTTTGGGCCCAAGAACCTGGGTATGAACTATGGTATTGTCTTCCTGGGTTGGGGACTTGGATTCTGGGGATCGAAAATGGGTGGCTGGTCTCTGGACTGGACCGGGAGCCTGAAGCCCGCTCTGTGGATTTCAGCGCTTATTCTTGTCCTCGCCGTTGTCTTGTGCCGGTTTACCAAGAGACCGATTGCGGCCCACGAGTAA
- a CDS encoding B12-binding domain-containing radical SAM protein, with protein sequence MALPIRKVLFIEPRSPRAHIFSRVVIPRLGCVLLGTILKQQGLEVKVIIEEVNSPDLDRLDFQPDLVCISSISSTIPRAFQLADYYRQQGVPVVMGGPHSSFLPAESLEHADYVVSGEGDEALPELITALNEGSGFESIANLNFHRGEELQINPRRPFIEDLDILPIPDYSLIHGWRTGKQRYVSIATSRGCPFNCRFCSVIQMFGRRFRYNSVDRIVEEVSLNGVQSQHLFFCDDNFTVNRERIKNLLERMLSLGLKVEWSAQVRVEAARDMELLELMARSGCYIVFVGLESINPATLKAYNKSQTVEDIQDCVINFHRAGIKVHGMFVFGSEEDNPQVIKETVKFSRRLDLDSLQYLILTPLPGTPVYDELEAQNRIICRDWSRYDAHHTVFLPRQMTPYELQWETFKAMKRFYSWSSAVKRLIRRDYFMAMLKIHGRLHLKRAFYEKKGYFQQLKDQLFSRARQWRAYWPRHRRIRRVGIPEDIWQLTAWETGPREFLLRFLERLGVEIVREGKADLPALALDADNGQIATLIAEINNLQEKVDVILLPFWQGLEGFRQKAKDWHQELGDRLHSWRRTVAIEFDRGSFYNVCMQLGLCFKARPRRIRRIYFQTLGEVGVQV encoded by the coding sequence ATGGCCTTACCAATACGAAAAGTGCTTTTCATCGAACCCAGGTCTCCCCGGGCGCATATCTTCAGTCGAGTAGTCATCCCCCGTCTCGGGTGCGTGTTATTAGGAACTATTCTCAAGCAGCAAGGTCTAGAAGTAAAAGTAATCATTGAGGAAGTTAACAGCCCAGACCTGGATCGGCTTGATTTCCAGCCCGATCTCGTGTGTATCTCATCGATCAGCTCGACTATCCCAAGAGCTTTTCAGCTGGCCGATTACTATCGCCAACAAGGGGTTCCGGTGGTCATGGGGGGGCCGCATTCCTCGTTCCTGCCCGCCGAAAGCCTGGAACATGCCGATTATGTGGTCAGCGGCGAGGGTGATGAGGCCCTACCGGAACTGATCACCGCCCTTAATGAAGGCAGCGGCTTTGAGTCCATTGCCAATCTTAATTTTCATCGCGGCGAAGAGCTACAAATAAATCCTCGCCGCCCCTTTATTGAAGACCTGGATATCCTGCCGATTCCCGACTATTCCCTGATTCACGGTTGGCGGACCGGAAAGCAACGTTATGTCTCTATTGCCACTTCCCGTGGTTGCCCTTTTAACTGCCGCTTCTGTTCAGTGATCCAGATGTTCGGCCGCCGCTTCCGCTATAACTCGGTGGACCGTATCGTTGAGGAAGTCAGTCTGAACGGGGTTCAAAGCCAACATTTGTTTTTTTGTGATGATAATTTCACTGTCAACCGGGAGCGCATTAAGAATTTACTGGAGCGGATGCTGTCGCTGGGACTGAAAGTGGAATGGAGCGCCCAGGTCCGGGTAGAGGCCGCTCGGGACATGGAACTATTAGAACTAATGGCCAGAAGCGGCTGCTATATTGTCTTTGTCGGTCTGGAATCGATCAATCCGGCCACCCTCAAGGCTTATAACAAATCCCAGACGGTAGAAGACATTCAGGATTGTGTCATCAATTTTCACCGGGCCGGAATTAAAGTCCATGGCATGTTTGTCTTTGGCTCGGAAGAGGATAATCCCCAGGTGATCAAGGAAACCGTAAAATTTTCTCGCCGTCTGGATCTTGATTCCCTGCAATATCTTATCCTGACCCCGTTGCCCGGCACCCCGGTTTATGACGAATTGGAGGCCCAGAATCGAATCATCTGCCGGGACTGGAGCCGCTACGACGCTCACCACACGGTGTTCCTGCCCCGCCAAATGACCCCCTATGAATTGCAATGGGAAACCTTTAAGGCCATGAAACGGTTCTATAGCTGGTCGTCGGCAGTGAAGCGCTTAATCAGGCGGGATTACTTTATGGCCATGCTCAAGATCCATGGCCGTCTGCATCTGAAACGGGCCTTTTATGAAAAGAAGGGATATTTTCAGCAGCTCAAGGATCAGTTGTTCAGCCGGGCCCGGCAGTGGCGGGCTTATTGGCCTCGCCACCGCCGCATCCGCCGGGTGGGCATTCCGGAGGACATCTGGCAACTGACTGCCTGGGAGACTGGCCCGCGGGAATTCCTCCTGCGGTTTTTAGAGCGGCTGGGGGTTGAAATCGTCAGAGAAGGTAAAGCTGATCTACCGGCGTTAGCGCTCGACGCCGATAATGGCCAGATCGCTACCCTGATCGCGGAAATCAATAATCTCCAGGAAAAGGTTGATGTGATTCTGTTACCCTTCTGGCAGGGATTGGAAGGCTTCCGGCAAAAGGCCAAGGATTGGCATCAAGAGCTGGGCGACCGGCTCCACTCCTGGCGCCGGACCGTGGCCATCGAATTTGATCGCGGCTCCTTTTACAATGTTTGCATGCAATTAGGGCTGTGTTTCAAAGCCCGCCCGCGCCGCATCCGGCGTATTTACTTTCAGACCTTGGGAGAGGTGGGAGTCCAGGTCTGA
- a CDS encoding TusE/DsrC/DsvC family sulfur relay protein: protein MALVEHKGKTFEVDEDGFLQDLDAWGPDWVDFVKESEGITELTDDHWKVINMLQDYFKKNGIAPMVRILSKVTGFKLKYIYELFPSGPGKGACKMAGLPKPTGCV from the coding sequence ATGGCCTTAGTAGAACACAAAGGCAAAACCTTTGAGGTAGATGAGGATGGATTCTTACAAGATCTGGACGCCTGGGGCCCGGATTGGGTAGACTTTGTCAAGGAGTCCGAGGGCATTACCGAGCTTACCGACGACCATTGGAAGGTAATCAATATGTTACAGGATTACTTCAAGAAAAACGGCATCGCCCCCATGGTGCGTATCCTTTCCAAGGTCACCGGCTTTAAGTTGAAATATATTTACGAGCTTTTTCCCTCGGGACCTGGCAAAGGCGCTTGTAAAATGGCCGGCCTGCCCAAACCCACGGGTTGCGTCTGA
- a CDS encoding (Fe-S)-binding protein, translating to MTDLVPLWTGPPSSCIRCGACMEVCPLYQRLGREPVVARGKLSLLQALESGELSASRHFQEILECCLLCGACTEKCVAQIQIPELIKKGRARVRSLHGAHWSPALALVHLTRQSPHLIPALAEAAPLINRMKNWLGEPSGWFYRLWPGVAGPLGQLPPLARRPFLATVPKLIPGAGPLKIAFFVGCGLQAWFPSAGHAFLKLCQQQEVAVVIPPTQGCCGLLAECAGERQVALELGRRLLAQFGALEVDYIVSTCASCTYQLKHLGQLFQDTPLAIEASRFSSRVREASEFLVHILGLTHYPFSPAQPSRPIIFHDPCHLHRGQAISQEPRDLLMAVPGLELVEPPGGKSCCGQGGLFGLCYPDLSKTIGQELMQVYQQTGAAEVVSACSGCLMQLISLAPQQVPVRHFLEVLADSC from the coding sequence ATGACCGATCTGGTGCCTTTATGGACTGGACCGCCGTCTTCCTGTATCCGTTGCGGGGCGTGCATGGAGGTCTGTCCCCTTTACCAGCGGCTGGGGCGAGAACCGGTGGTGGCCCGGGGTAAACTCAGCCTGCTGCAGGCCTTGGAATCTGGAGAGTTGTCGGCCAGCCGTCATTTCCAGGAAATTCTAGAGTGTTGTTTGCTCTGCGGGGCCTGCACCGAAAAATGTGTAGCCCAGATTCAGATTCCCGAGCTGATTAAAAAAGGCAGGGCCCGAGTTCGGAGCTTACATGGCGCCCATTGGAGTCCAGCCCTGGCCCTGGTCCATCTGACCCGACAGAGTCCGCATCTGATCCCGGCCCTGGCCGAAGCCGCGCCGCTGATTAACCGGATGAAAAACTGGCTGGGAGAACCGAGTGGCTGGTTTTACCGGCTCTGGCCCGGGGTGGCTGGTCCCTTGGGACAATTGCCGCCGCTAGCCCGGCGGCCCTTTTTAGCCACTGTGCCCAAGCTTATACCGGGAGCCGGACCCCTAAAAATCGCGTTTTTTGTGGGCTGCGGTTTGCAGGCTTGGTTTCCGTCCGCTGGACACGCCTTTCTGAAGCTCTGTCAGCAGCAGGAGGTGGCAGTGGTAATCCCGCCAACTCAGGGTTGCTGTGGCCTCTTAGCCGAATGCGCCGGGGAACGGCAAGTGGCTTTGGAACTGGGCCGTCGGCTGCTGGCACAATTCGGTGCGCTGGAAGTGGATTATATTGTCAGCACCTGTGCCTCTTGTACCTATCAACTGAAGCATCTGGGACAACTTTTTCAAGATACGCCGCTAGCCATTGAGGCCTCCCGGTTTTCCAGCCGGGTGCGGGAGGCCAGTGAATTTTTGGTGCATATTCTGGGATTGACTCATTATCCATTTTCTCCGGCCCAGCCCTCGCGACCAATAATTTTTCATGATCCCTGTCATTTGCACCGTGGTCAAGCTATCTCCCAAGAACCGCGGGATCTTCTCATGGCAGTGCCCGGACTGGAGCTGGTCGAGCCCCCGGGCGGCAAAAGTTGCTGCGGCCAGGGAGGATTATTTGGCCTCTGTTATCCAGACCTGTCTAAAACCATCGGCCAGGAACTGATGCAGGTTTATCAGCAGACGGGGGCCGCCGAAGTGGTCAGCGCCTGCAGCGGCTGTCTGATGCAATTGATCAGTCTGGCCCCCCAGCAAGTGCCGGTTAGGCACTTCCTGGAAGTGCTGGCCGATTCTTGTTAA
- a CDS encoding FAD-binding protein produces MIDRECRRRLRAIVGSENLLTEIEDRRCYAYDATNLKYLPEAVAFPGHPEEVAQIVRLANEYRFSVVPRGAGTGTTGGSLPIQGGLVLVTTRLNRILEIDADNFVAVVEPGVITGHLKAAVAKHGLYYPPDPSSANFCTIGGNVAECAGGPVAVQYGVTRDYVLGLSVVLPTGELIDTGVRTAKGVVGYDLTRLLIGSEGTLGVITRIILRLVTRPAACQTLLAGFNDLQVATQAVGRILKARLAPTALEFLDRTTLACVREMFPCPLPEAIQALLLIEVDGHPHDVQNRTEQIQTFCQETGAILILAATTSEEAEKLWAARKSISPASFKLKPHKLSEDVVVPLSRIPTLVARVEGIAQEQELPILCFGHAGDGNIHVNIMYDAQVERELRAARSAVRQIFMIVRELQGTLSGEHGIGITKSSFLRLELSEAAIALSKRLKQAFDPHNIMNPGKIFYPPPELDLGPAA; encoded by the coding sequence ATGATTGACCGAGAATGTCGGCGCCGGTTGCGAGCCATTGTCGGCTCCGAAAATCTGCTGACCGAGATCGAAGACCGGCGCTGTTATGCCTACGATGCCACCAACCTGAAATACTTGCCCGAGGCGGTGGCCTTTCCTGGCCACCCCGAGGAAGTGGCCCAGATTGTCAGACTGGCGAACGAGTACCGCTTTTCAGTGGTCCCCCGCGGGGCCGGGACCGGGACTACGGGCGGGTCCTTGCCTATCCAGGGGGGGCTGGTATTAGTCACTACCCGCCTAAATCGCATCCTGGAGATTGATGCCGACAATTTCGTAGCAGTGGTGGAGCCAGGGGTAATCACCGGCCACCTCAAGGCCGCGGTTGCAAAACATGGCCTCTATTATCCCCCCGATCCGTCCAGTGCCAACTTCTGTACTATCGGGGGCAATGTCGCGGAATGCGCCGGCGGGCCAGTGGCAGTGCAATATGGGGTTACCCGGGATTATGTGTTGGGTCTCAGTGTGGTGTTGCCGACCGGGGAATTGATCGACACCGGAGTACGGACCGCCAAAGGGGTGGTGGGTTATGATCTGACCCGTCTGCTGATCGGTTCGGAGGGAACTCTTGGGGTGATTACCCGGATCATTTTACGATTGGTGACCCGGCCGGCGGCCTGCCAGACGCTTCTGGCCGGCTTCAACGACCTCCAGGTGGCCACTCAGGCCGTGGGCCGGATTCTTAAGGCGCGGTTGGCCCCGACCGCGCTGGAATTCCTGGACCGGACTACTTTGGCCTGTGTGCGGGAAATGTTTCCCTGTCCTCTGCCGGAGGCCATCCAGGCTCTGCTGCTCATTGAGGTCGACGGCCATCCCCATGATGTGCAGAACCGGACTGAGCAGATTCAAACTTTCTGCCAGGAAACCGGCGCCATCCTGATACTGGCGGCTACGACTAGTGAGGAAGCCGAGAAACTGTGGGCGGCCCGCAAGTCCATATCCCCGGCCTCGTTTAAACTCAAGCCCCACAAGCTGAGCGAAGACGTGGTGGTGCCCCTCAGCCGGATTCCGACGTTGGTGGCCCGGGTGGAAGGGATCGCGCAAGAACAGGAATTACCCATTTTATGCTTTGGCCATGCCGGGGATGGCAATATTCATGTCAATATTATGTACGATGCTCAGGTGGAACGAGAGCTACGCGCGGCCCGAAGCGCGGTCCGGCAGATCTTCATGATAGTCCGGGAACTGCAGGGCACCCTGTCGGGAGAACACGGCATCGGCATCACTAAATCATCTTTTTTGCGCCTGGAATTATCCGAAGCCGCCATAGCTCTCAGTAAACGGCTCAAACAGGCCTTTGATCCGCATAATATCATGAACCCCGGCAAAATTTTTTACCCGCCGCCTGAACTCGACCTAGGCCCTGCGGCATGA
- a CDS encoding asparaginase: protein MAEILVKVTRGDRVESVHYGHIAVVDGSGRLLHYLGDPDLWVCLRSMAKPLQALPVLLTGAAAAFGFGPEELAIFCGSLSGQDFHVAVVQRVLDRLGLTVDHLQCGIHPPSHRPTAQALAQAGLKPTPLHNNCAGKHAAMLALCVHQGWSLDDYLDPQHPVQQLVLDTIAQVTGVPRQEITVAIDGCGVPVFYVPLRQIAWAYAQLAAAATSRVPANPVMAGLATLMQASLAHPRLIAGDGRLCTDVMQALPNKVFAKTGAEGGYALALLDSGLGVAIKISDGHPRGLNPTVIEILNQLGILIPTAATALASYYHPPIRNHLKNVVGEVRPEFNLV, encoded by the coding sequence ATGGCAGAAATCCTGGTAAAAGTTACCCGAGGGGACCGGGTCGAGAGTGTACATTATGGCCACATTGCCGTGGTTGACGGCTCCGGCCGCTTGCTTCATTACCTTGGCGACCCTGATCTCTGGGTCTGTCTGCGCTCGATGGCCAAACCCCTCCAGGCCCTGCCGGTGTTGCTGACCGGGGCGGCAGCGGCCTTTGGCTTCGGTCCCGAGGAGTTGGCCATTTTTTGCGGCTCCTTGAGCGGGCAGGATTTTCATGTTGCCGTAGTCCAAAGGGTCCTGGATCGCCTGGGGCTGACTGTTGACCACCTGCAGTGCGGCATTCACCCCCCCTCCCATCGACCCACGGCCCAGGCCCTGGCCCAGGCCGGATTAAAGCCCACCCCGTTGCACAACAATTGCGCCGGCAAACATGCTGCCATGCTGGCCCTTTGTGTCCATCAGGGCTGGTCTTTGGACGATTATCTTGACCCTCAGCACCCGGTCCAGCAACTGGTGCTGGATACCATTGCCCAGGTGACGGGGGTGCCGCGGCAAGAGATCACCGTGGCCATTGACGGTTGCGGGGTGCCGGTGTTTTATGTACCCTTGCGTCAGATTGCCTGGGCTTATGCCCAATTAGCCGCCGCAGCTACTAGCCGTGTTCCTGCCAATCCGGTCATGGCGGGACTGGCCACCCTGATGCAGGCCAGTCTGGCCCATCCCCGCCTGATCGCTGGTGACGGCCGCCTGTGTACTGATGTTATGCAGGCATTGCCTAACAAAGTCTTTGCCAAGACCGGGGCCGAGGGGGGCTATGCCCTGGCCCTGCTCGATTCCGGGCTGGGGGTGGCCATTAAAATTTCTGACGGCCATCCCCGTGGCCTGAACCCCACTGTCATTGAAATTCTTAACCAGCTGGGGATCCTTATCCCCACCGCCGCCACTGCTTTGGCCAGTTATTATCACCCCCCGATCAGAAATCATTTAAAAAATGTAGTGGGCGAAGTGAGGCCAGAATTCAATTTGGTTTGA